A genomic window from Nitrospirota bacterium includes:
- a CDS encoding arginine--tRNA ligase has protein sequence MRIELIEILRRAIDRSIESGAFNTKAVPALVLEVPKDESKGDYASTISLSMAAHEKKSPRLIAETIVGFIDDREGIIERVEIAGPGYINFFLKTGTWLEVLKNILVKGDAYGHVNAGNGKTVQVEFVSANPTGPLHIGHGRGAAFGDSLANLLKCAGYNVKKEYYINDVGNQMETLGRSAWIRYKQVFDPSVPFIEDGYKGDYIKDIAKCIIGVEKDKYLKIPENEAVRFFVKYAKDNILEGIRKDLGDFGVFFDEWFSEKRLYDSGEVENILGQLEDKGFIFEQEGALWLNTTQFGDDKDRVVVRANGQKTYFASDIAYHQNKLQRGFDFIVDIWGADHHGYEPRMKAGVQCLGNPAERLRILLVQFVTLLREGKPVSMSTRSGEFVTLREVIDEVGKDAARFMFLTRRSDSHLDFDLELVKKESSENPVYYVQYAHARIVNIFRQAEEKGMKDPLPDSTDLSLLALPEEIRMIRIIASYPELIETSAQALEPHRITFYLQELATVLHNYYFHHRVITDDRRLTEARFMLLQGVKQVLKSGLAIIGVSAPERM, from the coding sequence ATGCGAATAGAACTTATTGAAATATTAAGGCGGGCCATTGACAGGTCAATAGAGTCAGGCGCCTTTAATACGAAAGCTGTTCCGGCACTTGTACTTGAAGTTCCAAAGGATGAGTCAAAGGGAGATTATGCCTCGACCATAAGTTTGAGTATGGCGGCCCATGAAAAGAAATCTCCGCGCTTGATTGCTGAAACCATAGTTGGATTTATTGATGACAGGGAAGGGATCATTGAACGGGTTGAGATCGCAGGACCTGGTTATATAAATTTCTTTTTAAAGACCGGCACATGGCTGGAAGTCCTTAAAAATATACTGGTCAAAGGGGATGCTTATGGCCATGTCAATGCTGGAAACGGGAAAACAGTTCAGGTTGAGTTCGTCAGCGCAAACCCAACCGGTCCCCTCCACATAGGGCATGGGCGGGGAGCTGCCTTTGGTGACTCTCTGGCTAATCTGCTTAAGTGTGCAGGTTATAATGTTAAGAAGGAATATTATATCAATGACGTGGGTAATCAGATGGAGACACTGGGACGATCTGCATGGATCAGATACAAACAGGTCTTTGATCCTTCTGTCCCGTTTATTGAGGACGGATATAAGGGTGACTACATAAAAGATATTGCAAAATGTATTATTGGAGTGGAAAAGGATAAATATTTAAAAATTCCTGAAAATGAGGCGGTCAGGTTCTTTGTAAAATATGCAAAGGACAACATACTCGAAGGGATCAGAAAAGACCTCGGAGATTTCGGCGTTTTTTTTGATGAGTGGTTTTCGGAAAAGAGGCTTTATGACAGTGGCGAAGTAGAGAATATTCTTGGGCAGCTTGAAGACAAGGGGTTTATTTTTGAACAGGAAGGCGCCCTTTGGCTTAATACAACACAGTTTGGAGATGACAAGGACAGGGTTGTTGTGAGGGCAAACGGGCAAAAGACCTATTTTGCATCAGACATCGCTTATCATCAGAACAAGTTGCAGAGAGGTTTTGACTTTATCGTTGATATATGGGGCGCTGATCACCATGGGTATGAGCCGCGCATGAAGGCCGGGGTACAGTGTCTTGGCAATCCGGCTGAGAGGCTGAGGATCCTCCTGGTTCAATTCGTAACATTGCTGCGCGAGGGAAAACCTGTTTCAATGTCAACGCGGTCAGGCGAGTTTGTTACACTTCGTGAGGTGATAGATGAGGTTGGGAAGGATGCTGCCAGGTTTATGTTCCTTACAAGACGTTCGGACAGCCATCTCGACTTTGATTTGGAACTCGTAAAAAAAGAGTCTTCGGAGAACCCTGTCTATTATGTTCAGTATGCCCATGCGAGGATCGTGAACATCTTCAGACAGGCAGAGGAAAAAGGTATGAAAGACCCGCTTCCGGACAGCACAGATCTGTCTCTGCTTGCCCTTCCTGAAGAAATAAGGATGATTAGGATTATTGCCTCATATCCTGAATTGATAGAAACAAGCGCCCAGGCACTGGAGCCTCACAGGATTACCTTTTATCTTCAGGAACTGGCAACTGTCCTCCATAATTATTATTTCCATCACAGGGTTATAACTGATGACAGAAGGCTTACAGAGGCGAGATTTATGTTAT